The genomic window TGGATTTCAATCGCCCGATGGTAGCGATCAACCAATGGGAGCAAGCGGCGGATTCCATGTATACCTTATGCGGGAAGGATCGTATACATCCCTCTACGGACGGACATCTGGTCATGGCTTATCTTTTCTTGAAAGCGCAAGGCCTGGCCGGTAAGCTGGTAGCCGATATCCGGATAGACGGAGCGGGGAAAAAGGTGACTCGCTCGGATAATTGCCGTGTCTCGGATTTGTCTGTTTCCTCGGATAACCTTACTTTTACGTACGAGGCGAAATCGCTTCCGTATCCTATCGATACCTCTTATTATGATAATGAGAAACATACGCAGGCAGATGCCTTGAGTGTTATCCCTTTTATGGATGAGATGAATTATGAGGGATTGTCCGTGAGCGGTTTGTCGGATGGATATTACGGGTTGACGATCGGTGGGGAGTTTATCGGTCGTTTTACGGCGAGGGAGTTGGAGCGAGGCATCAATATGGCTCTTCTTCAGAATACCCCGCAGTATAAACAAGCGATGAAGATCCGCCAGATGAACGAGGAACGCTGGTTGAAAGAGCGTAAGATGCGCGAGTTCTATTGGGTGGAATATAACTTGATGCGGAAGACGGGCATGCTTTGGGCCTGCGACGAGGCTGCCGTGGACACTTTACGCAAATACCGTCCCCACGACATCTTCTTGCAATGGAACGGCGACCTTTGGCTACAATACATGCACAAGGGGATTCGTGAGGATTGCGTGAATGAGCAACAGGATCTGGTCAACCGGATCTATGAGCAAAATAAACCAATCCCCTTGCAAATAGAGATCAAGAAATTTACAGACTTGTAGAGACGGGGCGTGCCCCGTCTTCCACCGACTGGAAGTATTCTAAATGTGAATTAATAGTACATATTATATGAAAAAGAAACTAGCGATATTCGTATTAAGCCAATTCTTGTTGGCCGGTTGGGCGGATGCCCAACAAGCCTATTTCATCGATGGCTATCATGGCGGTATCTACGGGCATTACCCGGTGGGACAAACCGCCTTTATCGCCCAGAAATTAAGGCAGAATCCCAACTGGAATATCAATATCGAGATCGAGCCTGAATCATGGGAAGTCGTACGGCAACGAGACCCCGAAGGTTACGAGGCTTTCAAGCGCTTATTTAAGGATCAATCCGTGGAGAGCGGGCGGATCGAGTACGTAAACCCGACCTATGCCCAAAGTTATTTCTTCGGGACATCCGGCGAGAGCGCTATCCGCCAATTCGAATATGGAATACGGCTGATCCGGAAACATTTCCCCGAGGCGGTATTCACCACCTATTCGGCGGAGGAGCCTTGCTTTACCAGTTGCCTGCCCTATATATTGAAGTCATTCGGCTTCTCGTATGCCTCTACTAAGAACCCGAATACGATGTGGGGTGGCTACGTAAGCGCCTACGGAGGTGAGTTGGTGAATTGGGTAGGGCCGGATGGTACGAGACTTACCACCGTCCCCCGTTACGCCTGCGAGGATTTACAACCCGGCTCTTGCTGGCAATCCATCTCGTGGTTCAATACGGAGGACTACATCCATAAATGCTTGGATGCCGGTATCCAGCACCCGGTCGGCATGTGTATCCAAGATGCCTCATGGAGCCATGGTTGGGATAAAGGCCCTTGGCTGGGACAGGATACGACGGGCTATTATACGCCGACCGCCTATAAGACTTGGCGGAATTACATCCAAGACTGTTCCGTCGGGACTACTCAGGATGATTGGTATTTCTCGCAAGAGGATGTCCTAGGTGGCTTGATGTGGGGAACGCAGGTCATGCAGCGTTTGGCCGGAGAGGTACGGGTAGCCGAGAACGCTATCGTGCGTGCGGAGAAAATGGCGGCTTACGCTCGCTTATACAAAGGCATGGAATGGCCGACCGAACGTATCGATGAGGGATGGCGCACGCTTTTATTGTCGCAGCATCATGATT from Parabacteroides distasonis ATCC 8503 includes these protein-coding regions:
- a CDS encoding SGNH/GDSL hydrolase family protein produces the protein MKRYVLFVCLLLSGLARVYAQSIAPFQKGDRIAFVGNSITCGGHYHSYIWLYYMTRFPDQRIDIFNEGVGGDVAEMIYQRLDKVFEHEPTVVTLSFGMNDVGYMDFRKPGADTIARNRVEKACRDYALIEEVYKKYPEVRKILIGSSPYDETSRFNKVAFPGKNTQILKIVDFLNARARENQWGFVDFNRPMVAINQWEQAADSMYTLCGKDRIHPSTDGHLVMAYLFLKAQGLAGKLVADIRIDGAGKKVTRSDNCRVSDLSVSSDNLTFTYEAKSLPYPIDTSYYDNEKHTQADALSVIPFMDEMNYEGLSVSGLSDGYYGLTIGGEFIGRFTARELERGINMALLQNTPQYKQAMKIRQMNEERWLKERKMREFYWVEYNLMRKTGMLWACDEAAVDTLRKYRPHDIFLQWNGDLWLQYMHKGIREDCVNEQQDLVNRIYEQNKPIPLQIEIKKFTDL